One window of Mauremys mutica isolate MM-2020 ecotype Southern chromosome 20, ASM2049712v1, whole genome shotgun sequence genomic DNA carries:
- the LMBR1L gene encoding protein LMBR1L, whose translation MEPAELDVLGLREQLFHERVRECLICTLLFASLYILCHFIITRFKKHADFTTVEDDEDAAVDRIALSMCTFTLAVSLGAVLLLPFSIVTNEVLLLFPHNYYIQWLNGSLIHGLWNLVFLFSNLSLVFLMPFAYFFTEAEGFAGSKKGILARVYETFVVLLLLTLLVLGMVWVASAIVDEDAGSRESLYDLWEYYLPYLYSCISLFGVLLLLLCTPVGLSRMFTVTGKLLVKPRLLEDLDEQLNCTRFEEAALSRKISAGPTSCWLSLSAALLREQFLAIQSRRLALELRRGASPWQRNLAYPLAMLCLLALTGISVLVVCFHTLELLLDDAAMPRGIQDAPLGQVSFSIFGSFGAALQVVLIFYLMVSSVVGFYSSPLFTRLLPARQDTPMTKIIGNCVSLLVLSSALPVFSRTLGITRFDLLGDFGRFNWLGNFYIVFLYNMLFAALATLCLVKKFTWAVRAELVRAFGLHKLPLPVPRTRQPSKLC comes from the exons ATCTGCACGCTGCTCTTCGCCAGCCTCTACATCCTGTGCCACTTCATCATCACCCGCTTCAAGAAGCATGCGGACTTCACCACAG TTGAGGATGACGAGGATGCTGCTGTCGACAGAATTGC gctgtcGATGTGCACCTTCACGCTGGCCGTCTCGCTGGGCGCCGTCCTGCTGCTGCCCTTCTCCATCGTCACCAACGAGgtgctgctgctcttcccgcACAACTACTACATCCAGTGGCTGAACGGCTCCCTGATCCACG GCCTCTGGAATCTGGTCTTCCTCTTCTCCAACCTCTCCCTGGTCTTCCTCATGCCCTTCGCATATTTCTTCACCGAGGCCGAGGGCTTCGCGGGATCCAAGAAG GGCATCCTGGCCCGAGTCTACGAGACTTtcgtggtgctgctgctgctaaccctgctggtgctggggatgGTCTGGGTGGCGTCGGCCATTGTGGACGAGGACGCGGGCAGCCGGGAATCCCTCTATG ACCTGTGGGAATACTACCTCCCCTACCTCTACTCCTGCATCTCGCTCTtcggggtgctgctgctgctgt TGTGCACGCCCGTCGGCCTCTCCCGCATGTTCACCGTCACTGGGAAGCTGCTGGTCAAGCCCCGG CTGCTGGAGGATCTGGACGAGCAGCTGAACTGCACAAGGTTCGAGGAAGCCGCCCTCTCCCGCAAGATCTCTGCCG GTCCCACCTCCTGCTGGCTCAGCTTGAGTGCGGCTCTGCTCCGGGAGCAGTTCCTGGCCATCCAGAGCCGGAGACTGGCGCTGG AGCTGCGGCGTGGTGCCTCGCCCTGGCAGCGGAACCTGGCCTACCCCCTGGCCATGCTGTGCCTCCTGGCGCTGACG GGCATCTCTGTGCTCGTTGTCTGTTTCCACacgctggagctgctgctggatgATGCTGCCATGCCGCGGGGGATTCAG gatGCACCCCTGGGGCAGGTCTCCTTCTCCATCTTTGGGTCCTTCGGCGCCGCCCTGCAGGTGGTTCTCATCTT CTATCTCATGGTCTCCTCAGTCGTGGGCTTCTACAGCTCCCCCCTGTTCACGAGGCTGCTCCCTGCGAGGCAGGACACCCCCATGACCAAG ATCATTGGGAACTGCGTGTCCTTGCTGGTGCTCAGCTCCGCGCTGCCCGTCTTCTCCAGGACACTGG GAATCACGCGGTTTGACCTCCTGGGCGACTTCGGCAGGTTTAACTGGCTGGGGAATTTCTACATCGTTTTCCTCTACAACATGCTCTTCGCCGCCCTCGCCACCCTGTGCCTGGTGAAGAAGTTCACGTGGGCCGTGCGGGCCGAGCTCGTCCGAGCCTTTG gttTGCACAAGCTGCCCCTGCCCGTGCCACGCACCCGCCAGCCCAGCAAGCTCTGCTAG